The Solanum pennellii chromosome 11, SPENNV200 genome contains a region encoding:
- the LOC107002978 gene encoding transmembrane protein 234 homolog, with protein MIGEVEKMITVGLVWGATNALMRKGAIKWDETIKSLPQPNTPQHPVLTTIQNWLKLLLIWQYSLPFLLNLTASATFFAILSDTPISLAVPVTNATTFAATAVFGLILGEETHVALALFGTSLIVLGVYICIM; from the coding sequence ATGATCGGAGAAGTGGAGAAGATGATAACAGTAGGCCTTGTTTGGGGAGCAACAAATGCCCTAATGCGAAAAGGGGCAATCAAATGGGATGAAACCATCAAATCTTTACCTCAACCAAACACACCCCAACACCCAGTTCTCACCACTATACAAAATTGGCTCAAACTTCTGTTGATTTGGCAATATTCACTGCCATTTCTTCTAAATCTTACAGCATCTGCTACTTTCTTTGCAATTTTAAGTGATACACCAATTTCTTTAGCTGTTCCTGTTACAAATGCCACCACTTTTGCTGCTACTGCTGTATTTGGATTGATTCTTGGTGAAGAAACTCATGTTGCTCTTGCTCTTTTTGGTACTTCTCTTATTGTTCTTGGTGTGTACATTTGTATCATGTAA